One stretch of Mobula birostris isolate sMobBir1 chromosome 23, sMobBir1.hap1, whole genome shotgun sequence DNA includes these proteins:
- the LOC140186738 gene encoding L-lactate dehydrogenase B chain, with the protein MANVEQKLITPVSQAQSGASRNKVTIVGVGQVGMACAISVLLRELTDEMALVDVLEDKLKGEMMDLLHGSLFLKTPKIMANKDYAITANSRVVVVTAGARQQEGESRLNLVQRNVNIFKFIIPQIVKYSPNCTIIVVSNPVDILTYVTWKISGFPKNRVIGSGCNLDSARFRYLMAEKLGLHPSSCHGWVLGEHGDSSVPVWSGVNVAGVALQQLNPEIGTAQDKEDWKEVHKMVVDSAYELIKLKGYTNWAIGLSVAELVESIVKNLSRIHPVSTMVKGMYGIANEVFLSLPCVLSAEGLSAVINQTLKEDEVAQLRKSADTLWAIQKELKELES; encoded by the exons ATGGCAAACGTGGAGCAGAAGCTTATTACCCCTGTCTCTCAAGCTCAGTCTGGTGCTTCGAGAAATAAGGTCACCATTGTGGGTGTAGGCCAAGTTGGGATGGCCTGTGCTATCAGCGTTCTCTTGAGG GAGCTTACTGATGAGATGGCTTTGGTTGATGTTCTGGAAGACAAACTGAAAGGAGAAATGATGGATCTTCTTCATGGTAGTCTGTTCCTTAAAACTCCAAAGATTATGGCTAACAAAG ATTATGCCATCACTGCAAATTCCCGGGTGGTTGTTGTTACTGCTGGGGCACGTCAGCAGGAGGGCGAGAGTCGACTCAACCTGGTCCAGAGAAATGTCAACATCTTCAAATTCATCATCCCCCAGATTGTAAAATACAGCCCCAACTGCACTATCATTGTGGTTTCCAATCCAG TGGACATTTTAACCTATGTAACTTGGAAAATTAGTGGCTTCCCGAAGAATCGTGTGATTGGCAGTGGCTGCAATCTGGATTCTGCCAGATTCCGCTACCTGATGGCTGAGAAACTTGGTCTCCACCCATCCAGTTGCCATGGGTGGGTGCTCGGTGAACATGGAGATTCCAGCG TTCCGGTTTGGAGCGGCGTCAATGTGGCGGGAGTTGCGTTGCAGCAACTGAATCCTGAAATTGGAACTGCCCAGGACAAGGAGGACTGGAAGGAAGTGCATAAGATGGTTGTGGACAG TGCCTATGAGCTAATTAAGCTGAAGGGTTACACCAACTGGGCTATTGGCCTCAGTGTTGCGGAACTAGTTGAATCCATTGTGAAAAATCTGAGCAGAATTCACCCAGTGTCCACTATGGTGAAG GGCATGTACGGTATAGCAAACGAGGTCTTCCTGAGCTTGCCTTGTGTCCTGAGTGCTGAGGGTCTGTCTGCCGTCATCAACCAAACCCTGAAAGAAGATGAGGTGGCCCAGCTGAGGAAGAGTGCTGACACCCTCTGGGCCATTCAGAAGGAACTAAAGGAACTTGAAAGTTAA